TGCGAATTCTGACGACATTTTCGCGCGCATGCTGAACGAGAATAATCAGCAATAGCAGTGTGTAGAGTGCCGCGTTGAAAATTGCGAAGATGTAGAACCCACGTGTTTCCGTCGCATCCTCAATAAGAAGCACCGGCAGTACCGAGGCGACGGCCAGCAAGACGTAGGGGACGAGAACACGCAGCGGCAGCGGGTCCACTTCCGATGACCCTTTGGGTGTAATGCGAAAATCCACGTGCGAGCCTGTAATAAAGTCGCGGACCGCAGCAATGCAGCCGGCCAATGCCCACGGCCAGCGTGCGAAGAGGAAAAACATGGTTTCCCAGCTCAGGATCTTTGCGTCAAACGGACGGAATGAGCCGGTTGCCCGCCAACGATACGCCAGCAGCAACAAAGCAATTGAAAGCGGTGCAAAATGGGCAAGAAAATCAGGATAGCTCACGGCGACGAAATTCTCGTTGCGCAAAAGGGCCGCGACCGGCATCAGGAACATCAGGGCCATCAGAAACGCAAAAAGCGGATACCACAATTGCGAGAATAAGAACTGTGCCTTCAGTTTCCCCGGCAAACGTGAAACGTAGACCGGCGAGTATTGAAGCAGTAGCGTGACAAGACTACGCGACCACTGGAACTCCTGTGTTACAAGGTCCGCAAACGTCTTCGGTCCATCGCCATGGGCGATGGCTTCAAGCGCGTGTGCTCCGCGCCAGCCATGGGCGTTCATGATCAAAGTCGTCGAATGATCTTCGGCGAGTTCCGGCCCGAGCCCTCCTATTTCACGAAGAGCGACAGTTCGAACCGCATAGTGCGAGCCGATGCAAAGCGGTGCAAGGCCGTTGTTATAACCTGCCTGAAGCGAGCCGTGCATGCTGGCTTCCGCGTAAAGGCGTCCGCGAGCCGACCAGCTCTCCGAAGCATTTCTGTCGCAAATGCTTGGCGCCGAAACGTAGCCAACGCTCTCGTCCGCAAACGGACGCAACATCTCTACGAGATAGCCGGGCTCTGGGACGTGGTCGGCATCGAGTTGCACAACGAAATCATAGCTGTCGTAGCCGAATTGGTCATAGAAGAAGGCAAGGTTGCCCTCCTTGCAGCGGGTGCGCCGCGGCCAGGCTGAGCGGTGGTAGTCCGCCCTGTTCTTTCTTGTCGAGACGAAGACATTGTTCTGTTTGCACCAGTTCAATGTTTCCGGGCTGGGGTCTTCGTCTGCGAGCCAGGTATCGTGCGGAAACTGCTGGTCGAGCATCGCCCTCAGTGTCAGGGCAACGATGGAAAAGGGCTCTGAGGG
This DNA window, taken from Pararhizobium capsulatum DSM 1112, encodes the following:
- a CDS encoding glycosyltransferase family 2 protein, with translation MTAEGPTKLTTPSEAYRVPVLTGYRRVEYCFGAVIWLALLVYFWSWWFRPEHYMGFWSFSLVSLILAWVTLLPAYFIAIFYRAQQPNPLCELPAGRRVAMVVTKAPSEPFSIVALTLRAMLDQQFPHDTWLADEDPSPETLNWCKQNNVFVSTRKNRADYHRSAWPRRTRCKEGNLAFFYDQFGYDSYDFVVQLDADHVPEPGYLVEMLRPFADESVGYVSAPSICDRNASESWSARGRLYAEASMHGSLQAGYNNGLAPLCIGSHYAVRTVALREIGGLGPELAEDHSTTLIMNAHGWRGAHALEAIAHGDGPKTFADLVTQEFQWSRSLVTLLLQYSPVYVSRLPGKLKAQFLFSQLWYPLFAFLMALMFLMPVAALLRNENFVAVSYPDFLAHFAPLSIALLLLAYRWRATGSFRPFDAKILSWETMFFLFARWPWALAGCIAAVRDFITGSHVDFRITPKGSSEVDPLPLRVLVPYVLLAVASVLPVLLIEDATETRGFYIFAIFNAALYTLLLLIILVQHARENVVRIRTATYRPAMAASLLVLVMLPVLATYERGKEGLESLAWSSSRLSLFETKYRVAGAGFGGRDLRTMTFKPRLLPTPSIASEGLQEAEQ